The proteins below come from a single Dasypus novemcinctus isolate mDasNov1 chromosome 22, mDasNov1.1.hap2, whole genome shotgun sequence genomic window:
- the SLC17A2 gene encoding sodium-dependent phosphate transport protein 3 isoform X1 has translation MPWSERLRAEGTSTAKCGCISQGSQMDPKPPTRKGLDFCSLRYGLALIMHFSNFTMITQRVSLSIAIIAMVNSTEQQSLLNASTEGPLAHTLNHPSSSIKEFNRGASVYKWSPETQGIIFSSISYGIILTLIPSGYLAGIFGAKQMLGAGLLISSLLTLFTPLAADFGVTLVIVVRTVQGMAQGMAWTGQFTIWAKWAPPLERSKLTSIAGSGAAFGSFIILSVGGLICQALGWPFIFYIFGSIGCICCLLWFTVIYDDPVHHPCISVREKEHIVSSLAQQSSSPRRSVPIKAMVRCLPLWAIFMGFFSHFWLCTIIITYLPTYINSVLHVNIKESGVLSSLPFIAASSCTILGGQLADFLLSRNLLRLITVRKLFSSLGLLLPSLCAVALPFVTSSYITTIILLILIPGTSNLCDSGFIINTLDVAPRYASFLMGISRGFGLIAGIISSTATGFLISQDSVSGWRNVFLLSAAVNMFGLIFYLMFGKVEIQKWAKERTLTRL, from the exons ATGCCGTGGTCAGAGCGACTCAGGGCAGAAGGGACCTCCACCGCCAAGTGTGGCTGCATTTCCCAGGGAAGCCAAATGGACCCAAAGCCTCCCACCAGGAAAG GTCTGGATTTTTGTTCCTTGCGCTATGGACTGGCCCTCATCATGCACTTCTCAAACTTCACCATGATAACCCAGCGTGTGAGTCTGAGTATTGCAATCATCGCGATGGTGAACAGCACTGAGCAGCAGAGCCTGCTCAATGCCTCCACAGAGGGGCCTCTTGCACATACCCTCAATCACCCCAGCTCATCCATCAAGGAATTTAATAGAGGG gcctcTGTTTATAAATGGAGCCCAGAAACTCAAGGTATCATCTTTAGCTCCATCAGCTATGGAATAATATTGACTCTTATCCCAAGTGGCTACTTAGCAGGGATATTTGGAGCAAAACAGATGCTTGGTGCTGGTTTGCTGATCTCCTCCCTTCTCACCCTCTTTACACCGTTGGCTGCTGACTTTGGAGTGACCTTAGTTATCGTGGTTCGGACAGTGCAGGGTATGGCCCAG GGAATGGCATGGACAGGTCAATTTACCATTTGGGCAAAATGGGCTCCACCGCTTGAACGAAGTAAACTCACCAGCATTGCCGGGTCAG gGGCAGCCTTCGGGTCCTTCATCATCCTCTCTGTGGGCGGCCTGATCTGCCAGGCCTTGGGCTGGCCTTTTATCTTCTACATCTTTG GCAGCATTGGCTGCATCTGCTGTCTCCTGTGGTTCACGGTGATCTATGATGACCCTGTGCATCACCCATGCATAAGTGTCAGGGAGAAGGAACACATTGTGTCTTCACTGGCTCAACAG TCCAGTTCTCCTCGACGATCTGTCCCCATAAAAGCTATGGTGAGATGCCTACCACTCTGGGCCATTTTCATGGGTTTTTTCAGCCATTTCTGGTTGTGCACCATAATCATAACATACCTCCCGACGTACATCAATTCTGTGCTCCATGTCAACATCAAAGAG aGTGGGGTTCTGTCCTCCCTGCCTTTCATTGCTGCTTCAAGCTGTACGATTCTAGGAGGTCAGTTGGCAGATTTCCTTCTGTCCAGGAATCTACTCAGATTAATCACTGTGCGAAAACTCTTTTCATCCCTAG GGCTGCTCCTCCCATCGCTGTGCGCCGTGGCCCTGCCCTTTGTGACTTCAAGTTACATTACAACCATTATTTTGCTGATACTTATTCCTGGGACCAGCAACCTGTGTGACTCAGGATTTATCATCAACACCTTAGATGTTGCCCCCAG ATACGCAAGTTTCCTCATGGGGATTTCCAGGGGATTTGGCCTCATCGCAGGAATCATCTCTTCCACTGCTACTGGATTTCTTATCAGTCAG GATTCTGTGTCTGGATGGAGAAATGTCTTTCTCCTGTCTGCTGCTGTCAACATGTTTGGTCTGATTTTTTACCTCATGTTTGGAAAAGTGGAAATACAGAAGTGGGCCAAAGAGAGGACTCTCACCCGCCTCTGA
- the SLC17A2 gene encoding sodium-dependent phosphate transport protein 3 isoform X2, which produces MPWSERLRAEGTSTAKCGCISQGSQMDPKPPTRKGLDFCSLRYGLALIMHFSNFTMITQRVSLSIAIIAMVNSTEQQSLLNASTEGPLAHTLNHPSSSIKEFNRGASVYKWSPETQGIIFSSISYGIILTLIPSGYLAGIFGAKQMLGAGLLISSLLTLFTPLAADFGVTLVIVVRTVQGMAQGMAWTGQFTIWAKWAPPLERSKLTSIAGSGAAFGSFIILSVGGLICQALGWPFIFYIFGSIGCICCLLWFTVIYDDPVHHPCISVREKEHIVSSLAQQFSSTICPHKSYGEMPTTLGHFHGFFQPFLVVHHNHNIPPDVHQFCAPCQHQREWGSVLPAFHCCFKLYDSRRSVGRFPSVQESTQINHCAKTLFIPRAAPPIAVRRGPALCDFKLHYNHYFADTYSWDQQPV; this is translated from the exons ATGCCGTGGTCAGAGCGACTCAGGGCAGAAGGGACCTCCACCGCCAAGTGTGGCTGCATTTCCCAGGGAAGCCAAATGGACCCAAAGCCTCCCACCAGGAAAG GTCTGGATTTTTGTTCCTTGCGCTATGGACTGGCCCTCATCATGCACTTCTCAAACTTCACCATGATAACCCAGCGTGTGAGTCTGAGTATTGCAATCATCGCGATGGTGAACAGCACTGAGCAGCAGAGCCTGCTCAATGCCTCCACAGAGGGGCCTCTTGCACATACCCTCAATCACCCCAGCTCATCCATCAAGGAATTTAATAGAGGG gcctcTGTTTATAAATGGAGCCCAGAAACTCAAGGTATCATCTTTAGCTCCATCAGCTATGGAATAATATTGACTCTTATCCCAAGTGGCTACTTAGCAGGGATATTTGGAGCAAAACAGATGCTTGGTGCTGGTTTGCTGATCTCCTCCCTTCTCACCCTCTTTACACCGTTGGCTGCTGACTTTGGAGTGACCTTAGTTATCGTGGTTCGGACAGTGCAGGGTATGGCCCAG GGAATGGCATGGACAGGTCAATTTACCATTTGGGCAAAATGGGCTCCACCGCTTGAACGAAGTAAACTCACCAGCATTGCCGGGTCAG gGGCAGCCTTCGGGTCCTTCATCATCCTCTCTGTGGGCGGCCTGATCTGCCAGGCCTTGGGCTGGCCTTTTATCTTCTACATCTTTG GCAGCATTGGCTGCATCTGCTGTCTCCTGTGGTTCACGGTGATCTATGATGACCCTGTGCATCACCCATGCATAAGTGTCAGGGAGAAGGAACACATTGTGTCTTCACTGGCTCAACAG TTCTCCTCGACGATCTGTCCCCATAAAAGCTATGGTGAGATGCCTACCACTCTGGGCCATTTTCATGGGTTTTTTCAGCCATTTCTGGTTGTGCACCATAATCATAACATACCTCCCGACGTACATCAATTCTGTGCTCCATGTCAACATCAAAGAG aGTGGGGTTCTGTCCTCCCTGCCTTTCATTGCTGCTTCAAGCTGTACGATTCTAGGAGGTCAGTTGGCAGATTTCCTTCTGTCCAGGAATCTACTCAGATTAATCACTGTGCGAAAACTCTTTTCATCCCTAG GGCTGCTCCTCCCATCGCTGTGCGCCGTGGCCCTGCCCTTTGTGACTTCAAGTTACATTACAACCATTATTTTGCTGATACTTATTCCTGGGACCAGCAACCTGTGTGA